One Vibrio sp. 16 genomic window carries:
- a CDS encoding PhoH family protein: MSNKIVTLEINLEPSDNRRLASLCGPFDDNIKHLERRLGVEISYRGNFFTIVGKPHTSAAALEIIKTLYVNTAPVRGNIPDIEPDEIHLAIKETGVLEQNTESEFEHGKEVFIKTKKGVIKPRTPNQGQYLMNMVTHDISFGIGPAGTGKTYLAVAAAVDALERQEIRRILLTRPAVEAGEKLGFLPGDLSQKVDPYLRPLYDALFEMLGFEKVEKLIERNVIEVAPLAYMRGRTLNDAFIILDESQNTTVEQMKMFLTRIGFNSRAVITGDITQIDLPRGAKSGLRHAIEVLSEVDDISFNFFQADDVVRHPVVARIVNAYEKWEAQDQKERKEFEKKRREEREAKLLETAKAELSKQVQAEVSEGK, translated from the coding sequence TTGAGCAATAAAATTGTTACTTTAGAAATTAATCTAGAACCTTCTGATAACCGTCGCCTAGCCAGTCTTTGCGGCCCATTCGACGACAACATCAAACATCTTGAGCGCCGTCTCGGTGTTGAAATTAGCTATCGCGGTAACTTCTTTACCATCGTAGGTAAACCGCATACTTCTGCTGCTGCACTCGAAATCATCAAAACGCTTTACGTCAATACGGCGCCTGTTCGCGGTAATATTCCTGATATCGAACCCGATGAAATCCATCTAGCGATCAAAGAAACAGGCGTATTAGAACAAAACACCGAATCTGAGTTTGAACACGGTAAAGAAGTGTTCATCAAAACAAAGAAAGGCGTCATTAAGCCACGGACACCGAACCAAGGTCAGTACCTGATGAACATGGTCACTCATGACATCTCTTTCGGTATTGGTCCTGCCGGTACAGGTAAAACTTACCTTGCTGTCGCAGCAGCCGTTGACGCATTAGAGCGACAAGAAATTCGCCGAATCCTCTTGACTCGCCCAGCGGTTGAGGCGGGTGAAAAACTCGGTTTCCTGCCCGGTGATTTGAGCCAAAAGGTAGACCCATACCTTCGTCCACTATACGACGCCTTATTTGAAATGCTAGGCTTCGAAAAAGTAGAGAAACTGATTGAACGTAACGTGATTGAAGTGGCACCGCTCGCCTACATGCGCGGTCGAACTCTTAACGATGCCTTTATCATCTTGGACGAGAGCCAGAACACCACTGTTGAACAGATGAAGATGTTCTTAACGCGTATCGGCTTTAACTCACGTGCGGTCATTACTGGTGACATCACTCAGATCGATTTACCGCGAGGCGCAAAATCAGGTCTTCGTCACGCTATCGAAGTATTAAGTGAAGTGGATGATATAAGCTTCAACTTCTTCCAAGCTGACGATGTCGTGCGTCACCCTGTTGTGGCACGAATTGTAAACGCCTACGAAAAGTGGGAAGCGCAAGACCAAAAAGAACGTAAAGAGTTCGAGAAAAAGCGTCGTGAAGAGCGAGAAGCGAAGCTACTAGAAACCGCAAAAGCGGAGCTCTCGAAGCAAGTTCAAGCCGAAGTATCGGAAGGTAAATAA
- the ybeY gene encoding rRNA maturation RNase YbeY, with amino-acid sequence MTIELDLQFAVESNEGLPTEQDFQTWLDKTIIPFQQDAELTIRIVDEEESHQLNHEYRGKDKPTNVLSFPFEVPPGIEINLLGDLIICKQVVEREAQEQNKPLLAHWAHMVVHGSLHLLGYDHIEDDEAEEMESLETEIMQEMGFEDPYLAEKQ; translated from the coding sequence ATGACTATTGAACTCGACTTACAATTTGCAGTCGAAAGCAATGAAGGCCTCCCAACAGAGCAGGACTTTCAAACCTGGCTAGACAAGACCATCATCCCATTTCAACAGGATGCAGAGCTTACGATCAGGATTGTAGACGAAGAAGAAAGCCATCAACTTAACCACGAGTATCGTGGAAAAGATAAACCAACCAATGTGCTCTCTTTTCCTTTCGAAGTGCCACCAGGCATTGAGATAAATCTGTTGGGTGACCTGATTATTTGTAAGCAAGTCGTCGAGCGTGAAGCACAAGAGCAAAATAAACCTCTGCTTGCTCACTGGGCGCATATGGTTGTACATGGCAGTCTGCATCTGCTAGGTTATGATCATATCGAGGATGACGAAGCCGAAGAGATGGAGTCACTCGAAACCGAAATCATGCAAGAGATGGGCTTTGAAGACCCATACTTAGCTGAGAAACAGTAA
- the corC gene encoding CNNM family magnesium/cobalt transport protein CorC (CorC(YbeX) belongs to the Cyclin M Mg2+ Exporter (CNNM) family, and was characterized as belonging to a set of three proteins, at least one of which must be present for CorA to function.) — protein MNEDNSPSSLEGKKEKSEGPSRKSFFGRLGQLFQGEPKDRQELVEVFRDSEENDLIDHDTRDMLEGVMEISEMRVRDIMIPRSQMVTVDRSDDLDALVNLITDAQHSRYPVISEDKDHVEGILLAKDLLKYLGSQSAPFDIEQVIRPAVVVPESKRVDRLLKEFREERYHMAIVVDEFGGVSGLVTIEDILEEIVGDIEDEFDDEEQLDIRKLSKHTFAVKALTTIEEFNETFNTSFSDDEVDTVGGMVMTAFGHLPSRGEVVEIEQYSFKVTSADNRRVLQLQVTIPDEESLPEPTEE, from the coding sequence ATGAACGAAGATAATTCGCCCTCTTCTCTAGAAGGTAAGAAAGAAAAATCTGAAGGTCCGAGTAGAAAGTCCTTCTTCGGACGCCTAGGTCAACTTTTCCAAGGTGAACCAAAAGATCGCCAAGAGCTCGTGGAAGTGTTCCGCGACTCTGAAGAGAATGACCTAATCGACCATGACACTCGCGATATGCTCGAAGGTGTGATGGAGATTTCTGAAATGCGAGTGCGTGACATCATGATCCCACGCTCGCAAATGGTCACCGTTGACCGAAGCGACGATTTAGACGCTCTAGTTAACCTGATTACTGATGCGCAACACTCGCGCTACCCAGTCATCAGCGAAGACAAAGACCATGTAGAAGGTATTCTGTTAGCGAAGGACTTACTTAAATATTTAGGCTCTCAAAGTGCGCCGTTTGATATCGAACAAGTTATCCGCCCTGCGGTGGTTGTTCCTGAAAGTAAGCGTGTCGATCGTTTACTCAAGGAGTTCCGAGAGGAACGCTATCATATGGCGATTGTGGTCGATGAGTTTGGCGGTGTATCTGGTCTTGTCACTATCGAAGATATCCTCGAAGAAATCGTTGGTGATATCGAAGATGAATTTGATGATGAAGAACAACTAGACATTCGCAAGCTCAGCAAACATACGTTTGCCGTGAAAGCGCTCACGACCATTGAAGAGTTCAACGAAACCTTCAATACGTCGTTCAGCGATGACGAAGTCGATACGGTAGGTGGCATGGTCATGACTGCTTTTGGTCATCTTCCTTCGCGTGGGGAAGTGGTCGAGATTGAGCAGTACAGCTTCAAAGTCACCTCTGCAGACAACCGTCGAGTGCTACAACTTCAAGTCACCATTCCTGACGAAGAGTCTCTTCCGGAACCAACCGAAGAGTAA